The segment AACTAACATTGAAAAGTTGCTTAGAATTAATCTTTGATTCCTTTAGCTTAATTACAATTACAATGAAGAATGAAGTTGGACTACAATATCTTGGTGTGGCTTTTAGCTTAATCAAAATAAGAATGATGTTATTGATCATAATATCTTGGAATGACCTTTAGCTTAATCACATGAAGAATGATGTTATTGATAGACTTACGAAAAAGAATCTTTTTACCTTTAACCATACCTCAAATGACAATATCTTTTCCCATTAGAACTTCATATAAATCACAACAcacaacaaaattgaccattttcTCACATCCCTGCCTAATTGTATAAACTCATTATATTTGCAAATCCACCTATGTCCATTCTCATAATATAATTGCTTCATATAACTCCAAAAAAAACACCCTTCCTCTCAAAATCCTTAAGCACAAACTTGTGAAGATTAAAACAGACAGagaaaacattcaacaattaaactaaaatggaaataaatagaaaaatatacatGGCAATGCATGACGCAAGGTTTTAACGTGGTTTACCATTACCAGCTACATCCACTAGAAAGCAGGTAACACTTATATTAATCAATATCTCCAATACTACAACATACatgtgttgacaattgacactcatttgattggtttcatatgttgtcatcgatggcaacatgtttcagcttcattctttggtttggtacttcaccaacagacacttcaccgacaccagcaggtatcttcaccggtaggaaggattctatggataCCGGTATAGGAagccgacatcattgggagatccggcTATCAACTATTCATTTTGTtgcttatgtatatatgtaatgagccgacatgtataatcattttttgtattatctatgtaagccaacataagtcatgaaggtttgtaagggtatataggtcaattattATATCATTTTTGATATATGAGGATGTGGTGTTGTTAGTAATgcgaagatcatgtatatgaggtcatttgtgtatgagatcaatattgtgtaatgatctgtagatgattttggatgcactCATAGAGCGAAGGtttagtaagggtttagggtttcaaaactaGAACAATTAGAGCTTGAACCGTActcaggcattggagatgctatcattgcagttcattcttccttctagattgtagtctggatttttatgtagtcaatgagactccttttgtaatgagcagtgtgctctaggttgttggccttcctgcaagtacaggcccctcaatttgtaatcacatacttagagccaaagtattatctgactgtgggtaggcttcccactatggtttttccctttaccgggttttccacgtacaaatcttggtgtcatgtggatggtatctattctctaattgttacttgcgcttaattggtatatctgctatttcgatatttggtttatgcattctggtattgatcttatgtgttccagtattaaagttttaattgcttaaggtttcggtaatctggtgacaatggTGAAGATTAAAATGAACAAagaaaacattcaacaattaaactaAAATGGAAATAAACAGAAAAATATACATGACAATGCATGACGCAAGGTTTTAACGTGGTTTACTAGAAAAACCTTCGTAAGTTCAAACCCATGCAAGTGCGATTCTCAGAAATGGAAATGTACCAAGGCTAAGGCAGGTGATAATAATGGTGCGGTAAGCATGGCTTGGCAGTTACGTCGACCTGACAGTGGTTGGGAGGAACACGTGGCGATGATGTGGCTGGAATGTCTGAAGGCATTACTAAATGCTTGCAGTGATTTCTTCAAATTGGTGAGTCAAGGTCATGATAAAACGAAAGGGCTTGTGCTTGTACAACCTGTTTTTCTGGATTTTCAGTTATGAGGGAGCATAGGGGATCATAATCGATTAACAAATAAAGTAATAGGAGTTCAGGTTTGTGACTCAAATCTGGTTTGGAGACGGCTTATCCGTAGTGTTTGTGAACAAGAGTTTGCGCAGTTAAAGTCTTGCAGACTGCGTGCAATGTAGGTTTGGAATGGAAGCATGGATGTCGTTGTACATGGTTGCACCAGTTGgtcttcacgggggagattgttgggaatatgaAGCCCAACAATCACACGGTTGTTTGTTTTCCCCAGAAGACTCTTCGTTTCATATCTGAGATGTTtataaatgactgagtgcagtCATGTATGCTGTAGTATTGGAGATATTGATTAATATAAGTGTTCCTTGCTTTTTGGTGGATGTAGCCAGTAATGATGAACCACGTTAAAACCTTGCATCATGGATTGTCatgtatatttttctatttatttccgttttaatttaattgttgaatgttttctGTGTTCGTTTTAATCTTCACAAAACTAATATTCAGATTACATTTGGCGAAGGTCAAGAAtttttaattgaataatttaaaaattatgctTCCCTACCACACTTTCTTATTCTACAGTTAAATAATCCTGATTAACTGTGTGGTACGAGACACCAAGCAGGTTATGTATTAAAGTTTGTTTGCTTTTGAATGCAGTTCGGCATTCGAGAGGGCATTAAAAACCTGTTTTAACTGAAAAATGCTCCCAGGCTTACCACTGGCGTAGGCTGAATTACACTGCTCATTTTCCGCACTCTTATTACAATCATAAAATGCCATTGCCATCCACAACTCATCTCAATCTTGCAGCATTATGTTGGAGGCGGCGCTGCACATTCTGCTTACTACACACAGTATCCCTCAAGACTACTCTACGTATCTTCAGTTATTGCAGAACTGTATTCTCAAGAATGCGCTCTCACAGGGGAAAAAAGTCCACTCTTTCATCGCTCACAGGCGATTTGCCTTTGCTACACGCACGACTTTTCATAATAAGCTTATTTACATGTATATCAACTGCGGAAGTTTGGTTGATGCCCGAAAAGTGTTTGACCACATGAAAGAACGAGACATCCTCTCATGGAATTCGATTATTTCAGCATACAGAAAACATGGGCAACCAAACGAGGCAGTCAAAGTGTTTCACAATATGCAACAAACAGGTCTCCAACCCGATAAGATCACATTTGCCAGCGTActtccagcctgtgccaaaatgggggctttggaacaaggtatgcacatccatcaaagtataaaggatagaggaattttgtcagatgttataGTTGCAAGTTCCCTGGTCGACATGTACGCAAAATGTGGAAGGatagacaaggcacgggaactgtTTAACGAAATGCCTCagagagatgtcatttcatggaatgcaatgattgcaggatttacacaaaatggatttgttgaaaatgcgttagaaacttttaagcaaatgcaattggcaaatgtaaagccaaattctacaacctttgccagcatcctacttgcctgtgccaaaatgggagctttcgaacagggtatggacatccatcaaatcaTAATAGGAGGAGGATTTTTGTGGGATATTaaagttggaaatgctctgttagacatgtatgcaaaatggggGATCATGGACAAAGCATGTGAACTATTTGAAAGAATACCAAAAAGAAATGTGGTGTCATGGACTGTGATGATTGCAGGGTATGCTCAAAacggatttgttgaaaaggctttagaaacattcaagcaaatgcaatgggcaggtgtaaagccagactCGACAAGCTTTGCCACTATCCTTCGTgcgtgtgccaaaatgggagctttgcaacagggcatggacattcatcaaagcataatggaagaGGGACTTATATCAGATGTTACGGTTGCAACTGCACTAGTAGACATGTACGCAAAATgtagaagcatagacaaggcacgtgaactgtttcaCAGAATGCCTAAAAGAGATGCCatttcatggaatgcaatgattgcaggatatgctcaaaatggatttgttgaagagaCTTCAGAAACAtttaagctaatgcaattgacaggtgtaaagccaaattctgcatcctttgccagcatcctctctGTCTGTACAAAAACGGGAGCCTTCGAACAGGCTATGGAAATTCATCAACGCATAATGGAAGGGGGATTTTTGTCGGATActatagttggaaatgctctggtagacatgtatgctaaATGTGgcagcatagacaaggcacgtgaactttTTGACATAAATTCtcgaagaaatgtggtctcatggaataccatgattgcaggatatgcacagaaTGGATTTGCTGAAAAGGCTTTTGAAACTCTTGAGCAAAtgaaattggcaggtgtaaagccaaattccacaacctttgctagtgTGCTCTCTgcctgtgccaaaataggagctttgaagtcgggtatggacattcatcaaagcatacaGGATAGGGgacttttgtcagatgttgtagtttcaactgccctagtagacatgtatgcaaaatgtggaagcatggaTAAGGCACgcgaactgtttgatagaatgcctcaaagagatgtcatctcatggaatgcaatgatcgccggatatgcacaaaatggatttgatgaaaaggctttagaaactttcaagcaaatgctatTGGATGGAGTAAAGGCAAATTCCACAACATTTGCGAGCATCCTACCTGCATGTGCCAAAACAGGAGCTTTGGAAAAgggtatggatatccatcaaagcataatcgataGTGGAATTtattcagatgttgtagttgtaactgccctggtagacatgtatgcaaaatgtggaagcatggaaaaggcacgtgaattgtttgacagaatgcctcagagagatgtggtttcatggactgcaatgattgcaggatatgcacagaatggatttattgaaaaggctctagaaactttcaagcaaatgcaattgactGGTGTGAAGCCAGATTCAAcgacctttgccagcatcctccctgcctgtgccaaaatgggagctatgGAACAGGGTATGGTCATCCATCAAAGCACAATGGAAAGCGGATTGTtttcagatattatagttggaaatgctctggtagacatgtatgcgaaatgtggaagcataatcaaggcacatgaactgtttgacagaatgcctcaaagaaatgttgtctcatggactgtaatgattgcaggatatacacaaaatggattAGTTGATAAGGCTTTAgaagctttcaagcaaatgcagttggcaggtgtaaagccaaattctacaacctttgctagcatccttcctgcctgtgccaaaatgggagctttggaacagggtatggacatccatgaaAGCGTTTTGGAAGGAGGATTTTCATCAGATGTAACAGTTAccactgccctggtagacatgtatgcaaaatgtggaagcataaacaaggcacgtgaactgtttgacaaaatgcctcaaagagaggtaatctcatggaatgccatgattgcaggatatgcacaaaatggattttgcaagGATGCCCTCAAAatatttgaattaatgaagcaATCTGGAACACACCCAGACATTGTAAGCTTTGCTTGTGTTTTATGTGCATGCAGCCATGCAGGTTTGGTGGATGAGGGCTGCACATACTTCAATCACATGAGTAAATCTTACTGCATTACACCTACAGTTGATCACTATGTGTGCATGGTTGACATTCTTGGCCGTGCTGGCTATCTTGAGGACACCCTAAACTTTATCATTAAGATGCCAGTTAAACCTGTGGTGGTCGTGTGGATGTGTTTTCTTGGTGCTTGTAGATCACATATGAATATAGGCTTAGGAGTATTTACAGCGACTCTGCTTTGCGATTTGGATCCTAAGAATGCTGCGACTTTTGTTCTTCTCTCAAACATCTATGCA is part of the Cryptomeria japonica chromosome 10, Sugi_1.0, whole genome shotgun sequence genome and harbors:
- the LOC131045230 gene encoding pentatricopeptide repeat-containing protein At2g39620-like; protein product: MLEAALHILLTTHSIPQDYSTYLQLLQNCILKNALSQGKKVHSFIAHRRFAFATRTTFHNKLIYMYINCGSLVDARKVFDHMKERDILSWNSIISAYRKHGQPNEAVKVFHNMQQTGLQPDKITFASVLPACAKMGALEQGMHIHQSIKDRGILSDVIVASSLVDMYAKCGRIDKARELFNEMPQRDVISWNAMIAGFTQNGFVENALETFKQMQLANVKPNSTTFASILLACAKMGAFEQGMDIHQIIIGGGFLWDIKVGNALLDMYAKWGIMDKACELFERIPKRNVVSWTVMIAGYAQNGFVEKALETFKQMQWAGVKPDSTSFATILRACAKMGALQQGMDIHQSIMEEGLISDVTVATALVDMYAKCRSIDKARELFHRMPKRDAISWNAMIAGYAQNGFVEETSETFKLMQLTGVKPNSASFASILSVCTKTGAFEQAMEIHQRIMEGGFLSDTIVGNALVDMYAKCGSIDKARELFDINSRRNVVSWNTMIAGYAQNGFAEKAFETLEQMKLAGVKPNSTTFASVLSACAKIGALKSGMDIHQSIQDRGLLSDVVVSTALVDMYAKCGSMDKARELFDRMPQRDVISWNAMIAGYAQNGFDEKALETFKQMLLDGVKANSTTFASILPACAKTGALEKGMDIHQSIIDSGIYSDVVVVTALVDMYAKCGSMEKARELFDRMPQRDVVSWTAMIAGYAQNGFIEKALETFKQMQLTGVKPDSTTFASILPACAKMGAMEQGMVIHQSTMESGLFSDIIVGNALVDMYAKCGSIIKAHELFDRMPQRNVVSWTVMIAGYTQNGLVDKALEAFKQMQLAGVKPNSTTFASILPACAKMGALEQGMDIHESVLEGGFSSDVTVTTALVDMYAKCGSINKARELFDKMPQREVISWNAMIAGYAQNGFCKDALKIFELMKQSGTHPDIVSFACVLCACSHAGLVDEGCTYFNHMSKSYCITPTVDHYVCMVDILGRAGYLEDTLNFIIKMPVKPVVVVWMCFLGACRSHMNIGLGVFTATLLCDLDPKNAATFVLLSNIYADMGRWEEVQMVRRLMKDRAIKKIPGCSWIEDHKTIHAFCVGDRSHP